One genomic segment of Candidatus Cloacimonadaceae bacterium includes these proteins:
- a CDS encoding polyprenyl synthetase family protein gives MLLQKYFETRLELIEQGLKRFIVPAQGQAVMLKSAMNYAIFSGGKRWRPLLLVSIYEMLSGFKKNKGLGDAVLAAVAVELVHNASIVHDDMPMVMNENERRSNQALHIKYDNTIGILTGDALYTLAFEVLGNLADSEKAVEAIRILSNYSKSYGMIGGQAVDLESKRKMMKINTLRYIDMKKVGSLLQASADIACMLAGADENVRQIMNTYAMNLAITYQMIEDIIADYSRGSEGLDFSDDYVPVSRTSYTALLGFDKARKLAEHTLEESVRMIKPFANNDVLVEFIQMIQERLP, from the coding sequence TTGCTGTTACAGAAGTATTTTGAGACCAGGTTGGAGCTGATTGAGCAAGGCTTAAAACGATTTATCGTTCCTGCGCAAGGACAAGCCGTGATGCTGAAATCCGCTATGAACTACGCGATATTCTCAGGCGGAAAACGCTGGCGTCCGCTGTTGCTGGTATCCATCTATGAGATGCTTAGCGGCTTCAAGAAAAATAAAGGACTCGGCGATGCCGTCCTGGCTGCCGTGGCGGTCGAATTGGTGCACAACGCATCTATCGTTCATGACGACATGCCAATGGTGATGAACGAAAATGAACGACGCTCCAATCAGGCTCTGCACATCAAATATGACAACACTATCGGCATCCTCACCGGGGACGCGCTCTATACGCTCGCCTTTGAAGTATTGGGCAATCTCGCCGATTCCGAGAAAGCGGTCGAAGCGATCCGCATTTTATCCAATTACAGCAAATCCTATGGCATGATCGGCGGGCAGGCGGTTGACCTTGAAAGCAAGCGCAAAATGATGAAGATCAACACCCTGCGCTATATCGACATGAAAAAGGTAGGTTCACTTTTACAAGCCTCCGCAGATATCGCATGCATGCTTGCCGGCGCAGATGAGAATGTCCGTCAGATCATGAATACCTATGCCATGAACCTCGCCATCACCTATCAAATGATCGAGGATATCATTGCAGATTATAGCCGCGGCAGCGAAGGGCTCGATTTTTCCGATGATTATGTGCCAGTTTCCCGGACAAGCTATACAGCGCTTTTGGGTTTCGATAAAGCGCGAAAACTGGCGGAACACACTTTGGAAGAATCTGTGAGGATGATAAAACCTTTCGCAAACAACGATGTCCTCGTAGAATTCATTCAGATGATCCAAGAGAGGCTTCCCTGA